The Rhododendron vialii isolate Sample 1 chromosome 6a, ASM3025357v1 genome includes a window with the following:
- the LOC131331533 gene encoding anther-specific protein LAT52-like: MAKVVALIASALCILALAGFAQSQQDEFVVKGQVYCDTCRVLFQTKLSKNVAAAGVELKCRSRLNDTETLSVTSQTDQAGAYEITVKGDREDDICEVHAVHSPLSGCVETAPEISSTRVSLAENTGMKSKVRYANPIGFRGDKADSQCTEVLDELGLIPELSKDKFQEED; this comes from the exons ATGGCCAAAGTGGTTGCCCTCATCGCCTCCGCCCTCTGCATCTTGGCCCTCGCCGGCTTCGCCCAGTCCCAGCAAGATGAGTTCGTTGTCAAAGGCCAGGTCTACTGCGACACCTGCCGCGTCCTGTTCCAGACCAAACTCAGCAAAAACGTCGCTG CTGCTGGAGTGGAACTGAAATGCAGGAGCCGTTTGAACGACACGGAGACCCTGTCGGTGACGTCCCAGACCGACCAGGCAGGAGCGTACGAGATCACCGTGAAGGGCGATCGCGAGGACGACATCTGCGAGGTGCACGCCGTCCACAGCCCCCTGTCCGGCTGCGTCGAGACGGCACCGGAAATCAGCTCGACCAGAGTGTCCCTCGCCGAGAACACCGGCATGAAGTCCAAAGTCCGGTACGCCAACCCGATCGGGTTCAGGGGAGACAAGGCCGATTCCCAGTGCACCGAGGTTCTCGACGAACTGGGTCTTATCCCTGAACTGAGTAAGGACAAGTTCCAGGAGGAGGACTAG